A stretch of the Opitutaceae bacterium genome encodes the following:
- a CDS encoding Dabb family protein, giving the protein MLVHSVYFWLRNDLSAEDKKTFVAGLESLRGVKTVKQLFIGTPAPLAPRPVVDSTYSYALTIVFDDEAGHDSYQVDPIHQAFVADNKTKWTRVQIYDAA; this is encoded by the coding sequence ATGCTCGTCCATAGCGTCTATTTCTGGCTCCGAAACGATCTCTCTGCGGAAGACAAGAAAACCTTCGTTGCCGGGCTCGAGTCCCTTCGCGGCGTAAAGACAGTTAAGCAGCTCTTCATCGGCACGCCGGCGCCGCTCGCACCGCGGCCGGTGGTGGACAGCACCTACTCCTATGCGCTGACCATCGTCTTCGACGACGAGGCGGGTCACGATTCGTACCAGGTCGACCCGATCCACCAGGCCTTCGTCGCCGATAACAAGACGAAGTGGACGCGAGTGCAGATTTACGACGCGGCCTGA